A genomic segment from Methanomicrobium sp. W14 encodes:
- a CDS encoding AAA domain-containing protein, whose protein sequence is MSNLYYANLGEEDPEQLEDRVVQRLKDFQIFLNQAEYRLKKKRYKFSFSTKNATGKISATDADINLNPFSSEGIFLDEKLTKRIQENHINRDKKTIKLIEGPYINRIVYVKSNGMRYPFQFTPQEFTLSNIHPELVSTYDNGNSDEKRVREDEEDLALNFLSDSDTIEIKSKGKTRNIRFRNKLKREESIIVNELPENGTFWAKYNTYIIQRQRQAIEDLALSPQRHQIPLLNLFRQKERDFSWGKSDTSFNPEMWFLLTDKNRDGTDEQREFVRKAWGTPDFAILEGSPGSGKTTTILELIAQAISRNQRVLMVASTHVAVDNVIEKLLETYVQTAEGEKTLKEACGAIPLRIGDEDNVSDLIKPYCLNNFVENERNDLINFLNSKSTSGNLTESQKIWNLSLTKNKADAKKNLQTLLLDVANLICGTTIGILQAPIIKNTHLTEPLFDLVILDEASKTTFQEFLVPALYGRKWILSGDVKQLSPYVDQTPIEENLSNLPSFTKENGQKDREICYAAFQASGFDRGPKNVLMIKETDEDVSDFYKYSLKQAEETNNYCKEHKIKNEILTCKGISQTPSSYSEKLEILGSNFIIAKKDLVSKIGSYLPPDVYFNDNEIHGFFSDQFIRKRNAWNAKTYENKSWEGEITWRISRMHELKNSDDYDQLSSEVDLLIPKYERDNPKTDDSKKHKLRFDLVKNEIDKIRRIALPSVLELLQEGFETHSKRRDHDLIALYSGLSYGGKNPEILDIRHTLLTYQHRMHPDISNLPRKYIYEGKALKNANGDERMKNERDWKYNTYSSRCVWIDLKPSKEDLGFGKSKYNLKEVKAIKKSLNEFINWAKSNPNPGDKNGLWSIAVLSFYKGQEKKLKDELADISEKNGIPSEFVRQDCNISVKICSVDRFQGHEADLVFLSFVQSCRRRDNKRCKKSSIGFLNFQNRLNVAVTRARYQLVMFGDKQNFERSKSVFLKALATESTPGDIEFGGNKNGN, encoded by the coding sequence ATGAGTAATCTATACTACGCTAACCTTGGAGAGGAAGATCCAGAGCAACTAGAGGATAGAGTCGTTCAAAGACTCAAAGATTTTCAGATCTTTTTAAACCAGGCTGAATATAGATTGAAGAAAAAACGCTATAAGTTTTCTTTTAGCACAAAAAATGCAACAGGCAAAATTTCAGCTACAGATGCAGATATTAATCTCAACCCGTTTTCTTCAGAGGGCATATTTCTTGATGAGAAACTGACGAAGAGAATCCAGGAAAATCATATTAACAGGGATAAAAAAACCATTAAGCTAATTGAAGGGCCCTATATCAATAGAATCGTTTATGTTAAATCCAACGGAATGAGATATCCTTTTCAATTCACTCCTCAGGAATTTACTCTGAGCAATATTCATCCCGAATTGGTCTCAACTTATGATAATGGGAATTCTGATGAAAAAAGAGTACGAGAAGATGAAGAGGATCTGGCTCTGAATTTTCTGTCTGATTCAGACACAATAGAGATAAAGTCTAAAGGAAAAACAAGGAATATCCGTTTCAGAAATAAGTTAAAACGAGAAGAGTCAATTATTGTCAATGAATTACCTGAAAATGGAACCTTCTGGGCAAAATACAATACTTACATAATTCAAAGACAACGTCAGGCAATTGAAGACCTGGCCTTATCTCCTCAAAGACATCAGATTCCCCTTTTAAATCTTTTCAGACAAAAGGAGCGTGATTTTAGTTGGGGGAAAAGTGATACATCATTTAACCCCGAAATGTGGTTTTTGCTCACCGATAAAAACAGGGACGGGACCGATGAACAGCGTGAATTCGTTAGAAAAGCATGGGGTACGCCGGATTTCGCAATTCTTGAAGGATCGCCGGGTTCAGGAAAAACAACCACAATTCTGGAATTAATTGCACAGGCTATATCGAGAAATCAGCGAGTTTTAATGGTAGCTTCGACTCATGTTGCAGTTGATAATGTTATTGAAAAACTTCTTGAAACCTATGTTCAAACAGCTGAAGGAGAAAAAACTCTAAAAGAAGCATGTGGGGCTATCCCTTTAAGGATAGGTGATGAGGATAATGTTTCGGATTTAATAAAGCCTTACTGCCTTAATAATTTTGTAGAAAATGAAAGAAATGATCTTATAAATTTTCTAAACAGTAAATCCACATCAGGCAATTTGACAGAATCACAAAAAATATGGAACCTATCACTTACAAAAAATAAGGCTGATGCAAAAAAGAACCTTCAAACGCTTCTTCTTGATGTAGCTAATCTAATCTGTGGTACAACCATTGGAATATTACAAGCCCCAATCATAAAGAACACTCACCTGACAGAACCTCTATTTGATCTTGTGATACTGGATGAAGCCTCAAAAACAACATTCCAGGAATTTCTTGTACCTGCTCTATACGGCAGGAAATGGATTTTATCTGGTGATGTTAAACAATTATCCCCATATGTGGATCAGACTCCGATAGAAGAGAACCTTAGCAATCTTCCGTCATTTACAAAGGAGAATGGACAAAAAGACCGTGAAATTTGTTATGCAGCATTCCAGGCATCAGGATTTGATAGAGGTCCAAAAAATGTTCTTATGATTAAAGAAACAGATGAAGATGTTTCTGATTTTTATAAATATTCCCTAAAACAAGCCGAAGAGACAAATAACTATTGCAAAGAGCATAAAATTAAAAATGAAATCCTTACATGTAAAGGAATTTCTCAAACTCCAAGTAGTTATTCAGAAAAGCTTGAAATTCTTGGATCAAATTTCATTATTGCCAAGAAAGATTTAGTCTCTAAAATAGGATCATATCTGCCGCCTGATGTTTATTTCAATGATAATGAAATTCATGGTTTTTTTTCAGATCAATTCATTCGAAAAAGAAATGCCTGGAATGCTAAAACTTATGAAAACAAATCCTGGGAAGGTGAAATCACCTGGAGAATCAGCAGAATGCATGAGTTAAAAAATTCTGATGATTATGATCAGCTTTCCTCTGAAGTGGATCTGCTCATTCCCAAATATGAAAGAGATAATCCCAAAACGGATGATTCAAAAAAGCATAAACTGAGATTTGATCTTGTAAAAAATGAGATCGATAAGATACGGAGAATTGCTCTTCCTTCCGTCCTTGAATTACTTCAGGAAGGATTTGAGACACATTCAAAAAGGAGAGATCATGATCTTATAGCTTTATACAGCGGTCTTTCTTATGGTGGAAAAAATCCTGAGATTTTAGATATTCGCCATACCCTTTTGACATATCAGCACAGGATGCATCCTGATATATCCAATCTGCCACGAAAGTATATTTATGAAGGCAAGGCCTTAAAAAACGCAAACGGCGATGAAAGGATGAAAAATGAACGAGATTGGAAATATAATACATATAGTTCACGATGTGTCTGGATAGATCTAAAGCCCTCAAAAGAGGATTTGGGATTTGGGAAATCAAAGTACAATTTGAAAGAAGTTAAAGCTATAAAAAAATCTCTCAATGAATTTATCAATTGGGCTAAATCTAATCCAAATCCTGGCGATAAAAATGGTCTTTGGTCAATAGCTGTCCTTTCTTTCTATAAAGGACAGGAAAAAAAGTTAAAAGATGAACTGGCTGATATTTCTGAAAAAAATGGTATTCCATCTGAATTTGTTCGCCAAGATTGCAATATCTCTGTAAAAATATGCTCCGTTGATCGCTTTCAGGGTCATGAGGCCGATTTAGTCTTCTTATCATTTGTTCAGTCCTGTCGTAGAAGGGATAATAAACGCTGCAAAAAATCAAGCATTGGATTTCTGAATTTCCAGAATCGGCTGAATGTAGCAGTTACAAGAGCACGTTATCAGCTGGTTATGTTTGGGGATAAACAAAATTTTGAGAGAAGTAAATCTGTGTTCCTCAAAGCACTGGCAACAGAAAGTACGCCCGGAGATATAGAATTTGGAGGTAATAAAAATGGAAATTAA
- a CDS encoding viperin family antiviral radical SAM protein, producing MTFNKMIRSVNWHFTSKCNYNCKFCCTQKMKGEMEASLKPENIYEKLNDLGIEKVNFVGGEPFMSPRIFELVEKAKEMGFTTSIVTNGSLVDNEKLKRISPYLDWIGISVDSASEIVEKKLGRGLGKHIQNSIQVARLAEKCEIKLKINTTVTKLSINEYMGGLINELNPERWKVFQFMHVPGQNDEACELFSITDEEFNNYKKRNSEIRLKNGKFPVFESSAEMLDSYFMLSPSGCVHINTEYPGIDIPLESVTRDNIFELINSNHYFQRGGIYNWNGKNKNEFQQFFLFQFYTDNYSR from the coding sequence ATGACATTCAATAAGATGATCCGTTCAGTAAACTGGCATTTCACTTCGAAATGCAACTACAATTGCAAGTTTTGTTGTACTCAAAAAATGAAAGGAGAAATGGAAGCATCTCTGAAACCAGAGAATATTTATGAAAAATTAAACGATCTTGGAATTGAAAAAGTAAATTTTGTTGGTGGAGAACCTTTCATGAGTCCAAGAATCTTTGAACTTGTAGAAAAAGCCAAAGAAATGGGGTTTACAACAAGTATCGTGACTAATGGATCACTTGTTGATAATGAAAAACTGAAGAGAATATCTCCTTATCTTGACTGGATAGGCATATCAGTCGATTCAGCTTCAGAAATTGTAGAAAAAAAACTAGGCAGGGGTTTGGGCAAACATATTCAAAATTCAATTCAGGTTGCCAGATTAGCAGAAAAATGTGAAATTAAATTAAAAATAAACACAACCGTTACAAAATTATCAATAAATGAATATATGGGGGGATTAATAAACGAACTTAATCCTGAAAGATGGAAAGTATTTCAGTTCATGCACGTTCCCGGACAAAATGATGAAGCATGCGAGTTATTTTCGATTACTGATGAAGAGTTTAATAATTATAAAAAACGTAATTCGGAGATTAGGTTGAAAAATGGAAAATTCCCTGTTTTTGAAAGTTCTGCAGAAATGCTGGATTCATATTTCATGCTTTCTCCATCGGGGTGTGTTCATATAAACACTGAATATCCAGGTATCGACATTCCACTTGAAAGTGTAACCAGGGATAATATTTTTGAATTGATTAATTCCAATCATTACTTTCAGAGAGGAGGAATTTACAACTGGAATGGGAAAAATAAAAATGAATTCCAACAATTTTTCTTGTTTCAATTTTATACAGATAATTATTCCAGATAA
- the pglZ gene encoding BREX-3 system phosphatase PglZ, with translation MGWRDSILSEFITDISKLTLVADPDGLLTEELLVTRLREKGFEIIEYEDAISFRYAYETKYRSLWDKGITTDLVVVLRTQESDLERLPYDLYEKGRKLSFSTNKLFPNFSSPVVEELDKKYYDDLFESQKNNSPQRIGDNATKDYILENVFGIKPALISTIPQLLNLLLRIHYSEINLPQILRLRITKILQKTSIFKEWPLEILFSEKNSFFKFLQERWPLFVDSCQVPEETGAGFIKSQKSPYGLKFPGPANLPFDDDKVRIYIDDLFAEGKLQPISCEKGDKLKNTLVKFGIKDETQKDFISRIENRLKKLRHSIPKPDCDHSRWLIFASEYAELKSLIYCNHNTKFDITPDIKNCFNDISNNINEIFSEWLFKRYQGIINLPPVPPVIVNQIPRYLQRQRENNLSEKIALIVIDGLSLNQWFTIKKVLMSQNPELEFDENSIFAWIPTLTSISRQAIFSGKIPLYFPDSTTTTSGEAKSWSNYWEDAGLPGKSISYVKNLVGENIAEFLESDFNLHNTTIAGFVINTIDNIMHGMQLGEEGMHNQIEQWSKMGFLNQMISYLLENNFNIWITSDHGNIESTGIGNPSEGAISDYKGERVRVYKNSILRDEIKKKYELAIEWDTPGLPNNFYPLFALKDSSFAKRGIKSISHGGFSIDETIVPFISVSKGENNETS, from the coding sequence ATGGGTTGGCGTGACAGCATACTAAGTGAATTCATAACCGATATCAGTAAACTTACTCTTGTAGCCGATCCTGACGGATTGCTGACTGAAGAGCTTTTAGTAACCAGACTGCGTGAAAAAGGTTTTGAAATTATTGAGTATGAAGATGCCATATCCTTCAGATATGCCTATGAAACAAAATACAGATCATTATGGGATAAAGGAATCACAACAGACCTTGTTGTTGTATTAAGAACGCAGGAATCAGATCTTGAAAGATTGCCATATGATCTCTACGAAAAGGGCAGAAAATTATCGTTCAGCACAAATAAACTTTTTCCAAATTTTAGCAGTCCTGTTGTAGAAGAACTGGACAAAAAATATTATGATGATTTATTTGAATCACAAAAAAATAACTCACCCCAGAGGATTGGAGACAATGCTACAAAAGATTACATACTTGAGAATGTCTTTGGGATAAAACCTGCTCTCATAAGTACAATTCCACAGCTTCTGAATCTTCTTCTAAGAATCCATTATTCAGAAATAAATCTTCCTCAAATCCTCAGACTCCGGATAACAAAGATATTGCAAAAAACAAGCATCTTCAAAGAATGGCCACTCGAAATCCTTTTCTCTGAAAAAAATTCTTTTTTCAAATTCTTACAGGAAAGATGGCCCTTATTTGTAGATTCATGTCAGGTCCCAGAAGAAACCGGTGCAGGATTTATCAAATCGCAAAAATCTCCATATGGTCTGAAATTCCCCGGACCTGCAAATCTGCCGTTCGATGATGATAAGGTAAGAATATATATTGATGACCTCTTCGCTGAAGGAAAGCTGCAGCCAATATCATGTGAAAAAGGCGACAAATTGAAAAACACATTGGTGAAATTTGGAATAAAAGATGAAACACAAAAAGATTTCATTTCAAGGATTGAAAATAGGCTTAAAAAGCTAAGACACTCTATTCCAAAACCCGATTGCGACCATTCGCGATGGCTTATTTTTGCGTCAGAATATGCAGAGCTCAAATCACTCATATATTGCAACCATAACACCAAATTTGATATAACACCTGATATTAAAAACTGTTTCAATGATATTTCTAACAATATCAATGAAATTTTTTCAGAATGGCTTTTCAAACGCTATCAGGGAATAATTAACCTTCCCCCAGTCCCGCCTGTCATTGTAAATCAAATCCCAAGATATCTCCAGCGTCAGCGTGAGAATAACCTTTCTGAAAAAATTGCTTTGATTGTAATTGACGGACTCTCATTAAACCAGTGGTTTACAATAAAAAAAGTACTAATGTCTCAGAACCCAGAACTTGAATTCGATGAAAACTCCATCTTTGCATGGATTCCAACATTGACAAGTATCTCACGTCAGGCTATTTTTTCCGGGAAAATTCCACTTTATTTCCCCGATAGCACAACCACTACTTCAGGTGAAGCAAAGTCCTGGTCAAATTATTGGGAAGATGCAGGGTTACCTGGTAAAAGCATATCATATGTAAAAAATCTGGTCGGCGAAAATATTGCTGAATTCTTAGAATCTGATTTCAATTTGCACAATACCACTATTGCAGGATTTGTAATCAATACAATTGATAACATTATGCATGGAATGCAGCTGGGTGAAGAGGGAATGCACAATCAGATTGAACAGTGGTCAAAAATGGGATTTTTAAACCAGATGATCTCATACCTTCTTGAAAATAATTTCAATATCTGGATAACCTCAGATCATGGAAATATAGAGAGCACAGGTATTGGAAATCCCTCCGAAGGAGCGATATCGGATTATAAAGGAGAACGTGTGAGAGTTTATAAGAATTCAATTCTTCGTGATGAAATCAAAAAGAAATATGAATTAGCAATAGAATGGGATACACCAGGGCTTCCCAATAATTTTTATCCATTATTTGCTCTCAAAGATTCATCTTTTGCGAAAAGAGGAATCAAATCAATTTCTCACGGGGGATTTTCTATAGATGAAACAATAGTGCCTTTTATTTCAGTATCTAAGGGAGAAAATAATGAAACGTCATGA
- a CDS encoding DEAD/DEAH box helicase: protein MKLGEWLYSTTHKSPCKIVEETELWGNVTCKIILPDNNNIATVPKSTLKPLSSENTQINSYYLRYIALAAKISDILEGNPDSEGNKTLLAPVESNVIPLPHQLTALKRAVSDERIRYLLADEVGLGKTIEAGLIMRELKLRGLIKRILIIAPKGLTEQWLSEMRTHFNENFSILLPEDIQTLKKVAPSIGEKYNGEMNPEVFRKEINPWTVFNQVISPMDSVKPLDKRKGWSNEKISQYNKDRYEDLISAGWDLIIIDESHRLGGSTDLVARYKLGKGLAESSPYILLLSATPHQGKTQSFFRLISLLDNKMFPDPDSITQEKVSNYVIRTVKRNAIDSDGNPLFKPRYTQLYPVKWSEKHKDQEELYDAVTEYIKIGYNEAIKENKQYIGFLMVLMQRLVTSSTAAIEKTLQRRLDILSDAETENSAGNGKNKPNVLHFSEEFYDLDGQELLDIVVESKDKTQSNEYNKVKELLKLAGDCRQKGPDAKAEELINLIYRLRAEEKDSDLKILIFTEFIPTQEMLSKFLTDRGFTVEILNGKMSLEERNQTQDKFMRNAQFLISTDAGGEGLNLQFCHIVINYDIPWNPMKLEQRIGRVDRIGQNHPVKAINFTFENSIEFRVREVLEEKLAIIYHEFGVDKTGDVLDSAIAGEIFEDLFIETIKNPETIKSSVDRAVSKIEEEIEDIRKNSIIGGISDTPDIELSKKVKDHPFSYWLETMAVSYLLSHNGTAKQTLDSWNITWPDGTGYKNAVFTEINKTRSEQIILTPQEPHIRGIISKIPEYITENQILEINIPDLPGDLTGYWGIFEISFSYEKESDYMESLRFIPSGKKKYMPVFLSEENISYRQTAHFIWDCLMSKYYNTTNLIQNTASAQIIEKIIQEAKLSGEAIFGDLKEEHKQQIQTEKIRAETSFSSRKRAIEKIGLPEVRNYRLRELSKEEELWRKQINSAELIIPNLKPLIILKIAKGRN, encoded by the coding sequence ATGAAACTCGGAGAATGGCTTTACAGCACAACACACAAGTCCCCATGCAAAATAGTTGAGGAAACAGAACTCTGGGGAAACGTAACCTGCAAAATAATTCTTCCTGATAATAACAATATTGCAACTGTTCCTAAATCAACACTAAAACCGCTAAGCAGCGAAAACACACAGATAAACTCTTATTATCTCAGATATATTGCACTGGCTGCAAAGATTTCCGATATTCTTGAGGGAAATCCTGACAGTGAAGGCAATAAAACTCTTCTTGCACCTGTTGAATCTAACGTAATCCCGCTCCCTCATCAGCTTACAGCACTAAAAAGAGCAGTATCAGATGAACGAATAAGATATCTTCTTGCAGATGAGGTAGGGCTTGGAAAAACCATCGAAGCCGGCCTTATAATGCGTGAACTAAAATTAAGGGGCCTTATTAAAAGAATTCTTATAATTGCTCCTAAAGGCCTGACTGAACAATGGTTGTCTGAGATGAGAACTCACTTCAATGAAAATTTCAGCATACTGCTTCCGGAAGATATTCAGACACTAAAAAAAGTCGCTCCTTCCATCGGTGAAAAATACAACGGAGAAATGAATCCTGAAGTATTCCGAAAAGAGATCAATCCCTGGACAGTCTTCAATCAGGTAATATCCCCAATGGACTCAGTAAAGCCTCTTGACAAACGAAAGGGCTGGTCAAATGAAAAAATAAGTCAGTACAATAAAGACCGTTATGAAGACTTGATAAGTGCCGGATGGGACTTAATTATCATTGATGAGTCACACAGGCTTGGAGGAAGCACAGATCTTGTCGCACGCTATAAACTGGGAAAAGGCCTTGCCGAATCATCACCATACATCCTTCTTCTCTCAGCAACACCGCACCAGGGAAAAACACAATCTTTCTTCAGGCTGATTTCACTTCTTGACAATAAAATGTTCCCGGATCCTGACAGCATAACACAGGAAAAAGTCAGCAATTATGTAATCAGGACAGTTAAAAGAAATGCCATTGACTCTGACGGAAATCCTCTCTTTAAACCGAGATATACACAGCTTTATCCTGTTAAATGGTCGGAAAAACACAAAGACCAGGAAGAACTTTACGATGCAGTAACTGAATATATAAAAATAGGGTACAACGAAGCAATAAAGGAAAACAAGCAGTATATTGGATTCTTAATGGTTCTTATGCAGAGACTTGTCACATCAAGCACAGCGGCAATTGAAAAGACACTGCAGCGCCGTCTTGACATATTGTCTGATGCAGAAACAGAGAATTCAGCAGGAAATGGAAAAAATAAACCAAATGTTTTACATTTCTCTGAAGAGTTTTATGATCTGGACGGACAGGAACTGCTTGACATTGTTGTTGAATCAAAAGATAAAACCCAGAGCAATGAATACAACAAGGTCAAAGAACTCCTTAAATTAGCCGGTGACTGCAGACAAAAAGGTCCGGATGCAAAGGCTGAGGAGTTAATTAATCTCATCTACAGGCTAAGAGCAGAAGAAAAAGACTCTGATCTAAAAATACTGATTTTTACTGAATTTATCCCAACACAGGAGATGCTGAGCAAATTTCTTACAGATCGTGGGTTTACAGTCGAAATTCTAAATGGCAAAATGTCACTTGAAGAAAGAAACCAGACACAGGACAAATTCATGCGGAATGCCCAGTTTTTAATCTCTACAGACGCAGGTGGTGAGGGTTTAAACCTCCAGTTCTGCCATATTGTAATTAACTATGACATCCCCTGGAACCCGATGAAACTTGAGCAAAGAATCGGGAGAGTTGACAGAATCGGCCAGAATCATCCTGTAAAGGCTATAAACTTTACATTTGAAAACTCAATTGAATTCAGGGTAAGAGAAGTTCTGGAAGAAAAACTTGCCATAATTTATCACGAATTCGGTGTAGATAAAACCGGAGATGTACTTGATTCTGCAATTGCCGGAGAAATATTTGAAGACCTCTTCATTGAAACAATAAAAAATCCGGAAACTATTAAATCCTCAGTTGACAGGGCTGTATCAAAGATAGAGGAAGAGATAGAAGATATCAGGAAAAATTCAATTATTGGCGGAATTTCTGATACTCCTGACATAGAATTATCAAAAAAAGTAAAAGACCATCCTTTCTCATACTGGCTTGAAACAATGGCAGTATCATATCTTCTCTCACACAATGGCACTGCGAAACAAACCCTTGACTCCTGGAATATAACCTGGCCGGATGGAACCGGATATAAAAATGCAGTATTTACAGAAATAAACAAAACCAGATCAGAACAGATTATCCTCACACCTCAGGAACCTCATATAAGAGGCATTATCAGCAAAATTCCTGAATACATCACAGAAAACCAGATACTTGAAATAAATATCCCTGATTTACCCGGAGATCTGACAGGGTACTGGGGAATCTTTGAAATCAGCTTTTCATATGAGAAAGAATCAGATTACATGGAATCCCTTAGGTTTATTCCATCAGGAAAGAAAAAATACATGCCTGTATTTTTATCAGAAGAAAATATCAGCTACAGACAGACTGCACACTTTATCTGGGACTGTTTGATGTCAAAGTACTACAATACAACAAATTTAATTCAAAATACAGCATCCGCACAAATAATAGAAAAAATAATTCAGGAAGCAAAATTATCAGGCGAAGCAATATTTGGTGACTTAAAAGAAGAGCATAAACAACAGATACAGACTGAAAAAATACGTGCTGAAACTTCATTTTCTTCAAGAAAAAGAGCTATAGAAAAAATTGGGCTTCCGGAAGTCAGAAATTACCGCTTAAGAGAACTTTCAAAAGAAGAAGAATTATGGAGAAAACAAATTAATTCAGCAGAGTTAATTATTCCAAATCTAAAACCATTGATTATATTAAAAATTGCAAAAGGCCGGAATTAA
- a CDS encoding ATP-binding protein translates to MTEYIQKPLFEENYLVRTLGQLVKRPDLALTELVANAWDAGASKVMITIPKNEGELLVVEDDGTGLTPEEFRKRWMTLGYNRIAHQGKEVIFPPGREEKRKAYGKNGIGRHGMLCFNDEYTVITCSKGTKTIFTITTSNEEHPFIIKNEKKEVSDKHGTRLEVSVIQNLPKTNFIIDTISARFLHDPKFTITINGNTATLEKHPGIIKSVKLEINKDISLEIFLLESGIAHSKILYQGIAFWQDNRLVGDPSWILGKNQVIDGRTKFAKKYSVIIKTNDLSEYVKEDWSGFIKNSEMDHIYEKVAEQIHNWFFEISSEYVSDTRDKVYDEYSDKISNLSRQGKYEVDEFINHIAADTYTIPLNTQSKIFGAFINLESSRSGKELLQKLSVMAEEDIDDLNRLLEQWTVKDALSVLDEIDRRISVIEAIDKLSGDKDVDELHVLHPLITEARWIFGPEFDSPEYTSNKSIKTAVKTIFKTDTKDLKIPNLQKRPDLVLLSDSTFSITGTQILNDKTNLYETNRLLIIELKKGKSRLKRKERSQALDYAEDFIGLKSLIGNPFIKIFLVGHIIDEELTTSSQDLNRDNVMRGTLTITTYSQLIDTATKRLFRLREHLEERYEDISGQELAAKIGQQRFN, encoded by the coding sequence ATGACAGAATATATCCAGAAACCTCTTTTTGAAGAAAATTATCTTGTAAGAACTTTAGGTCAGTTAGTTAAAAGACCAGATCTGGCCTTGACTGAACTTGTTGCAAATGCTTGGGATGCAGGTGCCTCTAAAGTGATGATTACTATTCCAAAAAATGAAGGAGAACTTTTGGTAGTTGAAGATGATGGAACCGGTCTTACTCCAGAAGAATTTAGAAAAAGATGGATGACTCTGGGTTACAACAGGATTGCACATCAGGGAAAAGAAGTAATCTTTCCTCCGGGCAGAGAAGAAAAACGCAAAGCCTATGGTAAAAATGGAATAGGACGACATGGGATGCTTTGTTTTAATGATGAATATACAGTAATTACATGCTCAAAAGGGACTAAGACAATATTTACTATCACAACTTCAAATGAAGAACATCCCTTTATAATTAAAAATGAAAAAAAAGAAGTTTCAGATAAACATGGTACAAGGTTAGAAGTTTCCGTAATCCAAAATTTACCAAAAACTAATTTTATTATTGATACCATTTCTGCTCGTTTTTTGCACGATCCAAAATTCACAATAACAATAAATGGAAACACCGCTACACTTGAAAAACATCCTGGAATAATTAAATCAGTAAAATTAGAGATAAATAAGGATATATCTCTTGAAATTTTTCTTCTGGAATCAGGAATTGCACATAGCAAGATTTTATATCAGGGAATAGCTTTTTGGCAGGATAACCGTCTTGTAGGCGATCCATCGTGGATATTAGGTAAAAATCAGGTTATTGATGGCAGGACTAAATTTGCAAAAAAATATTCTGTCATTATCAAAACCAATGATTTAAGTGAATATGTTAAGGAAGACTGGTCTGGGTTTATAAAAAACAGCGAGATGGATCATATATATGAAAAAGTTGCTGAACAAATACACAATTGGTTTTTTGAAATATCTTCAGAATACGTCTCAGATACACGGGATAAAGTATATGATGAATATAGTGATAAAATCTCAAACTTATCTCGTCAGGGAAAATATGAGGTAGATGAATTTATTAATCATATTGCAGCTGATACATACACTATTCCATTAAATACCCAATCTAAAATATTTGGAGCTTTTATAAACCTCGAAAGTTCAAGAAGCGGAAAAGAACTTTTACAAAAATTATCTGTTATGGCAGAAGAAGACATTGATGATTTAAACAGATTGCTAGAACAATGGACTGTTAAGGATGCTCTCTCTGTACTTGATGAAATTGATAGGAGAATTTCTGTAATTGAAGCTATAGATAAACTATCCGGGGATAAAGATGTTGATGAGCTTCATGTTTTACATCCTCTTATAACTGAGGCCAGATGGATTTTTGGCCCTGAATTTGATTCTCCAGAATATACTTCAAATAAGAGTATTAAGACAGCAGTGAAAACAATCTTTAAAACAGATACTAAAGATTTAAAAATTCCTAATTTACAAAAAAGGCCTGATTTGGTCCTTCTTTCAGATTCGACATTTTCAATAACAGGAACTCAAATTTTAAATGATAAAACAAATCTATACGAAACAAACAGATTATTAATTATTGAACTTAAAAAGGGCAAATCAAGACTAAAAAGAAAGGAAAGGAGCCAAGCTTTGGATTATGCAGAGGATTTTATTGGACTTAAAAGTCTTATCGGAAATCCATTTATTAAAATATTCTTAGTAGGTCATATTATTGATGAAGAACTCACTACATCATCACAAGATCTAAATAGAGATAATGTAATGAGAGGTACATTAACAATCACTACCTATTCTCAATTAATAGATACTGCAACAAAGAGGCTTTTTAGACTGCGTGAGCATCTTGAAGAACGATATGAGGACATTTCCGGACAGGAATTAGCCGCAAAAATAGGCCAGCAGAGATTTAATTAA